A single region of the Vicia villosa cultivar HV-30 ecotype Madison, WI linkage group LG4, Vvil1.0, whole genome shotgun sequence genome encodes:
- the LOC131598095 gene encoding cysteine proteinase inhibitor 5-like: MRIQSFILIVLVVVFSSAAINHATFINPNDPLVNEIGNFAVNEYNKQGNKLKFEKILSGVSEITPQGTNYRITLSATDGSTSNKYAAIVLDNPTQHVRKLVNFAVIKV; this comes from the coding sequence ATGAGAATTCAATCTTTTATTCTTATTGTCCTTGTTGTTGTTTTTTCCTCTGCGGCCATTAATCATGCTACCTTCATCAACCCCAATGATCCATTAGTTAATGAAATTGGCAACTTTGCTGTTAACGAATACAACAAACAAGGTAATAAGCTGAAATTCGAGAAGATCTTAAGTGGTGTATCTGAAATAACACCACAAGGGACCAACTACCGCATCACGCTTTCTGCCACAGATGGTTCAACCTCCAACAAATATGCAGCCATTGTATTGGATAATCCAACACAACATGTTAGAAAATTGGTGAATTTTGCAGTTATTAAAGTCTAA